A region from the Halomarina litorea genome encodes:
- a CDS encoding hydantoinase B/oxoprolinase family protein — MSTQTPDFVGDHDVDPTTLDIIESTLANTRLEMDRVLETTAISPVIREQSDQFPLIADAKGRMVMGQFGSAIDTIIENSPFDWDDLEEGDVLATNDPYMCAGALSHTPDMLLLRPIFYEGDLVGFSSQWGNLMDVGGKTPGSMPVNARTIFEEGMRLPPVKLYERGELDESLLETFVHNTRLPDHAEADIKALAAGTKAAEGRVQELCDRFGKETYVEACDAILDRTRDGMIDLIREFIPEGERYTFEDFADDDGLGNGPIKLHLEIYREGDTVYLDWEGTDDQVPGTVNFLLNEKMFKMFVGVFLIMAFDPLLTFNDGYYDLFEVNLPEGSVVQPEFPAALGNRLPLMARQFDVLQATFSKLIDGFSVAGSYGTSPNLVYAGTDSEGNQFQMLEILYGGIPARPGGDGLDGHSWWPLFRTVPAEYQEAYYPLTIEEYSTREDTGGPGEFRGGHGITKVYTFEEDGAITFQDDRAHTYPWGVDGGTHARTSEKRLVRTDGTEEELPSKVENVAVSAGDKLVFRTAGGGGLGDPLDRDPETVATDVERGLISAEAARESYGVVLSDGGVDEAATDDRRESMREERDDLPEFDYGPLPDEDELAERIAEERRAFDERHG; from the coding sequence ATGAGCACCCAGACACCCGACTTCGTCGGCGACCACGACGTCGACCCGACGACCCTCGACATCATCGAGAGCACGCTGGCGAACACCCGACTGGAGATGGACCGCGTCCTCGAGACGACGGCCATCAGCCCCGTCATCCGCGAACAGTCCGACCAGTTCCCCCTCATCGCCGACGCGAAGGGGCGGATGGTGATGGGCCAGTTCGGGAGCGCCATCGACACCATCATCGAGAACTCGCCGTTCGACTGGGACGACCTGGAGGAAGGGGACGTCCTCGCCACGAACGACCCCTACATGTGCGCGGGGGCGCTGTCGCACACCCCCGACATGCTCCTCCTGCGGCCCATCTTCTACGAGGGCGACCTCGTGGGCTTCTCCAGCCAGTGGGGCAACCTGATGGACGTCGGCGGGAAGACGCCCGGGAGCATGCCCGTCAACGCCCGGACCATCTTCGAGGAGGGGATGCGCCTCCCGCCCGTCAAACTGTACGAGCGGGGCGAACTCGACGAGAGCTTACTGGAGACGTTCGTGCACAACACCCGCCTGCCCGACCACGCCGAGGCCGACATCAAGGCGCTCGCGGCGGGGACGAAAGCCGCCGAGGGGCGGGTACAGGAACTCTGCGACCGGTTCGGGAAGGAGACGTACGTCGAGGCGTGCGACGCCATCCTCGACCGCACCCGCGACGGGATGATCGACCTCATCCGGGAGTTCATCCCCGAGGGCGAACGCTACACCTTCGAGGACTTCGCGGACGACGACGGCCTCGGCAACGGCCCCATCAAGCTCCACCTCGAAATCTACCGCGAGGGCGACACCGTCTACCTCGACTGGGAGGGCACCGACGACCAGGTCCCGGGCACCGTCAACTTCCTCCTGAACGAGAAGATGTTCAAGATGTTCGTCGGGGTGTTCCTCATCATGGCGTTCGACCCCCTCCTGACGTTCAACGACGGCTACTACGACCTCTTCGAGGTGAACCTGCCCGAGGGAAGCGTCGTCCAGCCCGAGTTCCCGGCGGCGCTGGGCAACCGCCTGCCGCTGATGGCCCGGCAGTTCGACGTCCTGCAGGCGACGTTCTCGAAGCTCATCGACGGGTTCTCCGTGGCGGGCAGTTACGGCACGTCGCCGAACCTCGTCTACGCGGGCACGGACTCCGAGGGCAACCAGTTCCAGATGCTCGAGATCCTCTACGGCGGCATCCCGGCGCGACCGGGCGGCGACGGCCTCGACGGCCACTCGTGGTGGCCGCTCTTCCGCACCGTGCCCGCCGAGTACCAGGAGGCGTACTACCCCCTGACCATCGAGGAGTACAGCACGCGCGAGGACACGGGCGGCCCCGGCGAGTTCCGGGGCGGCCACGGCATCACGAAGGTGTACACCTTCGAGGAGGACGGCGCCATCACGTTCCAGGACGACCGGGCGCACACCTACCCGTGGGGCGTCGACGGCGGCACACACGCCCGAACGAGCGAGAAGCGCCTCGTCCGCACCGACGGCACCGAGGAGGAGTTGCCCTCGAAGGTGGAGAACGTCGCCGTGAGCGCGGGCGACAAGTTGGTGTTCCGGACGGCGGGCGGCGGGGGGCTGGGGGACCCACTCGACCGCGACCCCGAGACGGTCGCCACCGACGTCGAGCGGGGGCTGATTTCCGCCGAGGCCGCCCGCGAGTCGTACGGCGTCGTCCTCTCGGACGGTGGGGTCGACGAGGCGGCCACGGACGACCGGCGCGAGTCGATGCGCGAAGAGCGCGACGACCTGCCGGAGTTCGACTACGGCCCCCTCCCCGACGAGGACGAACTCGCCGAGCGAATCGCCGAGGAACGGCGCGCCTTCGACGAACGCCACGGATAG
- a CDS encoding CaiB/BaiF CoA transferase family protein, translating to MTSARERQGPLDGLRVVDMSGMISGAFATTMLGDFGADVVMIEHPEVGDPIREWPLKTEDGTSLSWKSLGRNKRCITLDLGDEQGRDLALDLVRDADVAFENFRPGTMERWGLGPDDLHEVNPGLVYVRLSGYGQTGPKSEKPGFGTIAEGISGWAHANGFPDREPLLPPVSLADLTAAQFALQATLMALFERDVGRGGSGEGQVVDVSLIEPLWRLFFGDVEAYGRTGHVRERTGNRHPSTAPRNIYETADGHMTMSASNQKIFERVARAIDKPELIEDPRFADNASRVEHVEPLDAAIEEWTRRHTTEEAIEILEAHDAIVGPVYDMADIFEDEQFRARGDLLEVEDPDVGTTTTFAPVPKFSRTPGDVEFLGPRHGEHNVEVYVGELGLSPEELAELEEAGVV from the coding sequence ATGACGAGCGCACGCGAACGACAGGGACCCCTCGACGGCCTCCGGGTCGTCGACATGTCCGGCATGATCAGCGGCGCGTTCGCCACGACCATGCTGGGCGACTTCGGCGCGGACGTGGTGATGATAGAGCACCCCGAGGTGGGCGACCCCATCCGGGAGTGGCCCCTGAAGACCGAGGACGGCACCTCGCTGTCGTGGAAGTCCCTCGGGCGCAACAAGCGCTGTATCACGCTCGACCTCGGCGACGAACAGGGCCGCGATCTCGCTCTCGACCTCGTCCGGGACGCGGACGTGGCCTTCGAGAACTTCCGGCCGGGGACGATGGAGCGCTGGGGACTCGGTCCCGACGACCTCCACGAGGTGAACCCCGGACTGGTGTACGTCAGGCTCTCGGGGTACGGCCAGACCGGTCCGAAGTCGGAGAAGCCGGGCTTCGGCACCATCGCCGAGGGCATCTCGGGGTGGGCGCACGCCAACGGCTTCCCGGACCGCGAACCGCTCCTCCCGCCGGTGAGCCTCGCGGACCTCACGGCCGCGCAGTTCGCCCTGCAGGCCACGCTGATGGCCCTGTTCGAACGCGACGTGGGCCGGGGCGGGAGCGGCGAGGGACAGGTCGTCGACGTCTCGCTCATCGAACCGCTCTGGCGGCTGTTCTTCGGCGACGTGGAGGCCTATGGACGGACGGGCCACGTCCGCGAGCGGACCGGGAACCGCCACCCGAGTACGGCCCCGCGTAACATCTACGAGACGGCCGACGGCCACATGACGATGTCCGCGTCGAACCAGAAGATCTTCGAGCGGGTCGCCCGCGCCATCGACAAGCCCGAACTCATCGAGGACCCCCGCTTCGCCGACAACGCCTCCCGCGTGGAGCACGTCGAACCCCTCGACGCGGCCATCGAAGAGTGGACCCGTCGCCACACGACGGAGGAGGCCATCGAGATCCTCGAAGCGCACGACGCCATCGTCGGGCCGGTGTACGACATGGCGGACATCTTCGAGGACGAGCAGTTCCGGGCGCGGGGGGACCTCCTCGAAGTGGAGGACCCCGACGTGGGGACGACGACGACGTTCGCGCCGGTCCCGAAGTTCTCGCGCACGCCGGGGGACGTGGAGTTCCTCGGCCCGCGCCACGGCGAGCACAACGTGGAGGTGTACGTCGGCGAACTCGGCCTCTCGCCCGAGGAACTCGCCGAACTGGAGGAGGCGGGCGTCGTCTGA
- a CDS encoding hydantoinase/oxoprolinase family protein, with amino-acid sequence MTHNIGVDVGGTFTDVIAFDEDTRELTIDKVLSTPANPSEGVMAGVSEAVEKAGASFADLDLLFHGTTVVTNMLLEETGSRVGLVTTAGHEHVLHLARAWTPGPLYGWMGMEKPDPLAALTDTRGVEGRIGSPTGEEVRPLDEDGVREAVRELRDAGVESLTVALLNSYLNPDHEERVREIVAEEAPDLPVSISSEIVAEYGEYERTLTTVINDYARPQVIRYLDDLDDSLAEAGSSATMNVVRSDGGLMSSGAAKHRPVELALSGPSGGVVGAATIAEKKGVADVLTLDMGGTSTDVSLVEDGTAETTRQTKVGYREFKSRAVDVNTVGAGGGSIARVQLSGSMQVGPESAGADPGPACYGQGGEEPTVTDANVVLGRIPSSVQLGGKMDLDREAAQAAVAGLAEERGTSVEEAAQAVLDIVNENMHGALRVVSVERGYDPRDFGLVAFGGAGPMHANALADIIDAYPLIIPKGPGVMSAFGFLTSDIQNEFAETYLMTDEDVDGDDVHAKFEELEAEAADWLRSEDVPEGDHAFEYAADCRYFRQDIQMSIPVDVENLRGEEGLAEIKADFEARHRQRFGFSLDAPLEIANLRVIGKGLLDGVTLEERELVGGDAEDARIATEEVYFDGAYRETSIYDRTQLAPGTVFSGPAIVTQDDSTVVIQPGHEARIDRYENIEITREEAQ; translated from the coding sequence ATGACACACAACATCGGAGTGGACGTAGGGGGGACCTTCACGGACGTCATCGCGTTCGACGAGGACACCCGCGAGTTGACCATCGACAAGGTGCTCTCGACGCCCGCCAACCCCTCGGAGGGGGTGATGGCCGGCGTGAGCGAGGCCGTCGAGAAGGCCGGCGCGTCGTTCGCGGACCTCGATCTCCTCTTTCACGGGACGACCGTCGTGACGAACATGCTCCTGGAGGAGACGGGGTCGCGCGTCGGCCTCGTCACCACCGCGGGGCACGAACACGTCCTCCACCTCGCCCGGGCGTGGACCCCCGGGCCGCTCTACGGCTGGATGGGTATGGAGAAACCCGACCCGCTGGCCGCCCTCACCGACACGCGGGGCGTCGAGGGACGAATCGGCTCACCGACCGGCGAGGAGGTCCGCCCCCTCGACGAGGACGGGGTACGGGAGGCCGTCCGCGAACTCCGGGACGCGGGCGTCGAGTCGCTGACCGTCGCCCTCCTCAACTCCTATCTGAACCCCGACCACGAGGAACGAGTGCGAGAAATCGTCGCCGAGGAGGCCCCCGACCTCCCCGTCTCGATTTCCTCGGAGATCGTCGCGGAGTACGGCGAGTACGAGCGCACGCTGACGACGGTTATCAACGACTACGCCCGCCCGCAGGTCATCCGCTACCTCGACGACCTGGACGACTCGCTGGCCGAGGCGGGGTCGAGCGCCACGATGAACGTCGTGCGCTCCGACGGCGGCCTGATGAGTTCGGGCGCGGCGAAACACCGCCCCGTCGAACTCGCCCTCTCGGGGCCGAGCGGTGGCGTCGTCGGCGCGGCAACCATCGCCGAGAAGAAGGGCGTCGCGGACGTGCTCACCCTCGACATGGGCGGTACGTCGACGGACGTCTCGCTCGTCGAGGACGGGACGGCCGAGACCACCCGCCAGACGAAAGTGGGCTACCGCGAGTTCAAATCGAGGGCGGTGGACGTGAACACGGTCGGCGCGGGCGGGGGGTCCATCGCCCGCGTGCAACTCTCCGGCTCCATGCAGGTGGGCCCCGAGAGCGCGGGGGCGGACCCCGGTCCCGCCTGCTACGGGCAGGGCGGCGAGGAACCGACGGTGACGGACGCGAACGTCGTCCTCGGACGCATCCCCTCGTCAGTGCAACTGGGCGGGAAGATGGACCTCGACCGCGAGGCGGCACAGGCGGCCGTCGCCGGACTCGCCGAGGAGCGCGGGACGTCGGTCGAGGAGGCCGCTCAGGCCGTCCTCGACATCGTCAACGAGAACATGCACGGGGCACTGCGCGTCGTCTCCGTCGAACGCGGCTACGACCCGCGTGACTTCGGCCTCGTCGCCTTCGGCGGGGCCGGCCCGATGCACGCCAACGCCCTCGCCGACATCATCGACGCCTACCCCCTCATCATCCCGAAGGGACCGGGCGTGATGAGCGCCTTCGGCTTCCTCACCAGCGACATCCAGAACGAGTTCGCCGAGACCTATCTCATGACCGACGAGGACGTCGACGGCGACGACGTCCACGCGAAGTTCGAGGAGCTAGAGGCGGAGGCCGCAGACTGGCTCCGCTCCGAGGACGTCCCCGAGGGCGACCACGCCTTCGAGTACGCCGCCGACTGCCGGTACTTCCGCCAGGATATCCAGATGTCCATCCCGGTGGACGTCGAGAACCTGCGCGGCGAGGAGGGCCTCGCGGAAATCAAGGCCGACTTCGAGGCGCGCCACCGCCAGCGCTTCGGCTTCTCGCTCGACGCGCCCCTCGAAATCGCCAACCTGCGCGTCATCGGCAAGGGCCTACTCGACGGCGTCACCCTCGAAGAGCGAGAACTCGTCGGCGGCGACGCCGAGGACGCCCGAATCGCCACCGAGGAGGTGTACTTCGACGGCGCGTACCGCGAGACGTCCATCTACGACCGCACCCAGTTGGCACCGGGCACCGTCTTCTCCGGGCCGGCCATCGTCACGCAGGACGACTCGACGGTCGTGATTCAGCCGGGTCACGAGGCGCGCATCGACCGCTACGAGAACATCGAGATCACCCGCGAGGAAGCACAATGA
- a CDS encoding isochorismatase family protein: MDWLPDTETAEAYADGEFAERVGFGERPALLVVDLIEAFTDPESNLGSDVDEVVEATARLLEAFRERDLPRYFTTVAYEESYGDAGRFVEKVPALRELRLGTDRVRVDDRLAPGNDERVILKKYASAFFGTDLATELTTDRVDTLVLTGVTTSGCIRATAVDSLQYGYRTVVPADAVGDRAEEPHRANLFDIDAKYGDVTDVESVLDELAGLDRPGRRNE, encoded by the coding sequence ATGGACTGGCTCCCCGACACCGAGACGGCCGAGGCGTACGCCGACGGCGAGTTCGCCGAGCGGGTGGGCTTCGGCGAGCGACCCGCACTGCTCGTCGTCGACCTCATCGAGGCGTTCACCGACCCCGAATCGAACCTCGGGTCGGACGTCGACGAGGTAGTCGAGGCGACGGCGCGACTGCTGGAGGCCTTCCGCGAGCGCGACCTGCCGCGGTACTTCACCACCGTCGCCTACGAGGAGTCCTACGGCGACGCGGGCCGGTTCGTCGAGAAGGTGCCCGCCCTGCGCGAACTCCGCCTCGGTACCGACCGCGTCCGGGTGGACGATAGACTCGCCCCCGGGAACGACGAGCGCGTGATCCTGAAGAAGTACGCGAGCGCGTTCTTCGGGACGGACCTCGCGACGGAACTGACGACCGACCGCGTCGACACCCTCGTCCTGACGGGCGTGACGACCAGCGGGTGCATCCGCGCGACGGCGGTCGACAGCCTTCAGTACGGCTATCGGACCGTCGTCCCCGCCGACGCGGTGGGCGACCGGGCCGAGGAACCACACCGCGCGAACCTCTTCGACATCGATGCGAAGTACGGCGACGTGACCGACGTGGAGTCGGTCCTCGACGAACTCGCGGGACTCGACCGTCCCGGGAGGAGGAACGAGTGA
- a CDS encoding helix-turn-helix domain-containing protein translates to MYQAEIHLHQEKPCVLSSFADEFDAAFDIAIEELHNERVTFVLEIDDPPEGVYEHFAASEQVHHVERLDEGSYLVTKTSCGAYSAIDRNHGILRRRNEIGRHHRVYTVLFFRREDLRSMVADFRRIGSVTLGKLKRFDEPSSTLTERQREVVEHAFDRGYFEWPRRANCDELAEDLGVSRATFLEHLRKAEAKLLAEALEDRPSRAERYADPVRGT, encoded by the coding sequence ATGTACCAGGCCGAGATACACCTCCACCAGGAGAAACCGTGTGTCCTCTCGTCGTTCGCCGACGAGTTCGACGCCGCGTTCGACATCGCCATCGAGGAACTGCACAACGAACGCGTCACCTTCGTCCTGGAGATAGACGACCCGCCGGAGGGGGTGTACGAGCACTTCGCCGCCTCCGAACAGGTCCACCACGTCGAGCGACTGGACGAGGGCAGCTACCTCGTCACGAAGACCTCCTGCGGGGCGTACTCGGCCATCGACCGCAACCACGGCATCCTCCGTCGGCGCAACGAGATCGGGCGCCACCACCGCGTGTACACAGTGCTGTTCTTCCGCCGCGAGGACCTGCGCTCGATGGTCGCCGACTTCAGGCGCATCGGGTCGGTCACGCTCGGCAAGCTCAAACGGTTCGACGAGCCCTCCTCGACCCTGACTGAGCGCCAGCGCGAGGTGGTCGAACACGCCTTCGACCGGGGGTACTTCGAGTGGCCCCGGCGGGCGAACTGTGACGAACTCGCGGAGGACCTCGGGGTCAGTCGCGCGACGTTCCTCGAACACCTCCGGAAGGCCGAGGCGAAACTCCTGGCCGAGGCACTGGAGGACCGTCCGTCGCGAGCGGAGCGGTACGCCGACCCGGTGCGGGGGACCTGA
- the trpD gene encoding anthranilate phosphoribosyltransferase, which yields MKDHIARVTDGGNLTQEEARAAATAVFEDATEAQIGALLAALRAKGETEAEIAGFAQGMRDAALTISPDRSPLVDTCGTGGDDHDTINVSTTSALVVSAAGVPVAKHGNYSVSSSSGSSDVLAAVGVDLDSTPEAVEARIEADGIGYMHAPAFHPAMKAVIGPRKELGVPTLFNILGPLTNPAGANGQVVGVYSADLVPVIARALAKMDVDRALVVHSEGLDEVGLHSETTVAEVRGTEVEEYTITPEDLGLSPAPIEAVVGGTPEENAADLRGIVTGEVTGPKCDIILANAGAAVYVAGEADTLADGVEQAREAIESGRAEEKLDDLRAGVSVSA from the coding sequence ATGAAGGACCACATCGCACGCGTGACGGACGGCGGGAACCTGACACAGGAGGAAGCACGGGCGGCGGCGACGGCCGTGTTCGAGGACGCCACGGAGGCGCAGATCGGGGCGTTGCTCGCCGCTCTCCGGGCGAAAGGCGAGACGGAAGCTGAGATAGCCGGGTTCGCACAGGGGATGCGCGACGCGGCGCTGACCATCTCGCCCGACCGGTCGCCGCTGGTCGACACGTGCGGGACGGGCGGCGACGACCACGACACCATCAACGTCTCGACGACGAGCGCGCTCGTCGTCTCGGCGGCGGGCGTCCCCGTCGCCAAGCACGGCAACTACTCCGTCTCCTCCTCGTCGGGGAGTTCCGACGTGCTGGCGGCGGTGGGCGTCGACCTCGACAGCACGCCCGAGGCCGTCGAGGCGCGCATCGAGGCCGACGGCATCGGCTACATGCACGCCCCGGCGTTCCACCCCGCGATGAAGGCCGTCATCGGCCCGCGCAAGGAACTCGGCGTGCCGACGCTGTTCAACATCCTCGGCCCGCTGACGAACCCCGCGGGCGCGAACGGGCAGGTGGTGGGCGTCTACAGCGCCGACCTCGTCCCCGTCATCGCCCGCGCACTCGCCAAGATGGACGTCGACCGCGCGCTCGTCGTCCACAGCGAGGGACTGGACGAGGTCGGCCTGCACAGCGAGACGACGGTGGCAGAGGTTCGTGGGACCGAGGTCGAAGAGTACACCATCACGCCCGAGGACCTCGGCCTCTCGCCGGCGCCCATCGAGGCAGTCGTGGGCGGCACCCCCGAGGAGAACGCCGCCGACCTGCGCGGCATCGTCACCGGCGAGGTCACCGGTCCCAAGTGCGATATCATCCTCGCGAACGCCGGGGCCGCGGTCTACGTCGCGGGGGAGGCCGATACCCTCGCGGACGGCGTCGAACAGGCCCGCGAGGCCATCGAGTCGGGCCGGGCCGAGGAGAAACTGGACGACCTCCGCGCCGGGGTCTCGGTCTCCGCCTAG
- a CDS encoding phosphoribosylanthranilate isomerase, translating into MVVRVKLCGVTTDADRDAAVEAGADAIGVVCGVPIDTPREVTPARARALVADAPPFVTTTLVTMPDDVTEGVELVERVRPDAVQVHAASTDLVAALASDIDAKVVAAVDLADDVAAYAEVADAVLVDSTDESGAGGTGETHDWERTRVVADRIDVPLILAGGLTPENVAEAVGTVRPYAADVSSGIEGDEPGRKDHATMRAFVEAARGAL; encoded by the coding sequence ATGGTCGTCCGCGTCAAACTCTGCGGCGTCACGACCGACGCCGACAGGGACGCCGCCGTCGAGGCCGGGGCGGACGCTATCGGGGTCGTCTGTGGCGTCCCCATCGACACCCCCCGCGAGGTGACCCCGGCACGAGCGCGGGCCCTCGTCGCCGACGCCCCGCCGTTCGTGACGACGACGCTCGTGACGATGCCCGACGACGTGACGGAGGGCGTCGAACTCGTCGAACGCGTCCGGCCCGACGCGGTGCAGGTCCACGCCGCGAGCACCGACCTCGTGGCGGCACTCGCGAGCGACATCGACGCGAAGGTGGTCGCCGCCGTCGACCTCGCGGACGACGTCGCGGCGTACGCCGAGGTGGCGGACGCCGTCCTCGTGGACTCCACCGACGAGTCGGGCGCTGGCGGCACCGGCGAGACCCACGACTGGGAGCGCACCCGCGTCGTCGCCGACCGAATCGACGTCCCCCTGATTCTCGCGGGGGGCCTCACCCCGGAGAACGTCGCGGAGGCCGTCGGGACCGTCCGTCCGTACGCGGCGGACGTCTCCAGCGGCATCGAAGGGGACGAACCGGGCCGGAAAGACCACGCGACGATGCGCGCGTTCGTCGAGGCGGCGCGGGGGGCGCTGTGA
- a CDS encoding GNAT family N-acetyltransferase → MELVEATAADLDDLVERWYDLATAMEGYSELNELVYGKVDAVPDDGFRAHLDDDGVTDYLVVHRGETVGFLTLSEGRHPSRRYSRYLRLVNLAIDEGHRSRGHGAAVVERVEELARERGCDHLKVSCEWHNEDARRFYRDTGFRPKQVDYARPLE, encoded by the coding sequence ATGGAACTCGTCGAAGCCACCGCCGCCGACCTCGACGACCTCGTCGAGCGCTGGTACGACCTCGCGACGGCGATGGAGGGGTACTCCGAACTGAACGAACTGGTCTACGGTAAGGTCGATGCGGTCCCCGACGACGGGTTCCGCGCGCACCTCGACGACGACGGCGTCACCGACTACCTCGTCGTCCACCGCGGCGAGACGGTCGGCTTCCTCACGCTCTCGGAGGGCCGCCACCCGTCCCGCCGGTACTCGCGGTATCTCCGTCTCGTGAACCTCGCCATCGACGAGGGCCACCGGAGTCGGGGCCACGGCGCAGCGGTCGTCGAACGCGTCGAAGAGTTGGCCCGAGAGCGCGGGTGCGACCACCTCAAAGTCTCCTGTGAGTGGCACAACGAGGACGCGCGTCGGTTCTACCGCGACACGGGCTTCCGACCGAAACAGGTGGACTACGCGCGGCCACTCGAATAG
- a CDS encoding LeuA family protein, producing the protein MRLNDVTLREGAQMPGRDYTAEQKLAAGAALDDLGLPFVQPGFPATGETDRRVVRELAETLDADVIGLARALEGDVDAAIDSDADVVEVFVSASDLHLEHLLGKSRAEMREMLVGSVEYVRERGGVPHVTLADAFRTDPGDLADLFAAVPDAAFVTLADSVGVRTPASVRAHLDSLVERGVDPARVGVHFHDDLGCATANALAAYEAGVGKADVSVAALGERAGNSPLEEVVVACSLEHDDSLGVDEGSLVTACRGVLDALGESWDDRKAVLGSAVAEHESGIHTAAMLRDPATLEPYDPGRFGGERRLVFGRKTGRGGARQVLERADVDADDETVEAFRESLAAAGPLELAEAIALADREFGG; encoded by the coding sequence ATGCGCCTCAACGACGTGACCCTGCGCGAGGGCGCCCAGATGCCGGGCCGCGACTACACCGCAGAGCAGAAACTCGCGGCGGGCGCGGCCCTCGACGACCTCGGCCTCCCGTTCGTCCAGCCGGGATTTCCCGCGACGGGCGAGACGGACCGGCGAGTCGTCCGAGAACTCGCCGAAACCCTCGACGCCGACGTGATCGGCCTCGCGCGGGCGCTGGAGGGGGACGTGGACGCGGCCATCGACAGCGACGCGGACGTGGTGGAGGTGTTCGTCTCCGCCTCCGACCTGCACCTCGAACACCTCCTCGGGAAGTCCCGGGCGGAGATGCGCGAGATGCTCGTCGGGAGCGTCGAGTACGTCCGGGAACGTGGGGGCGTCCCGCACGTCACGCTGGCCGACGCCTTCCGGACGGACCCCGGGGACCTCGCGGACCTGTTCGCGGCGGTGCCCGACGCCGCGTTCGTCACCCTCGCGGACTCCGTGGGAGTGCGGACGCCCGCGAGCGTTCGCGCGCATCTCGATTCGCTGGTCGAACGAGGCGTCGACCCCGCCCGCGTGGGCGTCCACTTCCACGACGACCTCGGGTGTGCGACGGCGAACGCGCTGGCGGCGTACGAGGCGGGTGTCGGGAAGGCCGACGTGAGCGTCGCCGCACTCGGCGAGCGGGCGGGCAACAGCCCGTTAGAGGAGGTGGTCGTCGCCTGCTCGCTGGAACACGACGATTCGCTCGGCGTCGACGAGGGGTCGCTCGTCACGGCGTGTCGGGGGGTGCTCGACGCCCTCGGGGAGTCGTGGGACGACCGGAAGGCCGTCCTCGGGTCCGCGGTGGCGGAACACGAGTCGGGCATCCACACCGCCGCGATGCTCCGCGACCCCGCGACGCTCGAACCGTACGACCCGGGGCGATTCGGCGGGGAGCGACGGCTCGTCTTCGGTCGGAAGACGGGACGGGGCGGTGCCAGACAGGTGCTCGAACGCGCCGACGTCGACGCGGACGACGAGACGGTCGAGGCGTTCCGAGAGTCGCTGGCGGCGGCGGGACCGCTCGAACTGGCAGAGGCGATCGCGCTCGCCGACCGGGAGTTCGGCGGGTGA